One window of the Litorilinea aerophila genome contains the following:
- a CDS encoding HTH domain-containing protein: MTFFLSNHNGPFALPAYHHLAEALGVSKRTIKRDMAALRAQEPDLPPPRGG, translated from the coding sequence GTGACTTTCTTCCTGTCAAACCACAACGGCCCCTTCGCCCTGCCCGCCTACCATCACCTGGCCGAAGCTCTGGGCGTCAGCAAACGCACCATCAAGCGAGACATGGCCGCCCTGCGGGCCCAGGAGCCGGACCTGCCCCCGCCCCGGGGTGGGTAA
- a CDS encoding ester cyclase, with amino-acid sequence MNAHVARTMQALKAWSAQDLESYRTLYHPDAVLYGFAPQPIDVESAMQFYRAFFAAFPDVHFETLDTVAEGDRIAMRYRVTGTHAGEFQGIPATGRAIDVQGITILHFRNGKVAERWQQLDLMSLLQQLGVVPG; translated from the coding sequence ATGAACGCTCATGTAGCCCGTACCATGCAGGCCTTGAAAGCCTGGAGCGCCCAGGACCTGGAGAGCTACCGCACCCTCTACCACCCGGACGCGGTGCTCTACGGCTTTGCGCCCCAGCCGATTGATGTGGAGAGCGCGATGCAGTTCTACCGCGCTTTCTTCGCCGCCTTCCCGGATGTCCACTTCGAAACGCTGGATACCGTCGCCGAAGGGGATCGAATCGCCATGCGCTACCGGGTGACCGGAACCCATGCGGGCGAGTTTCAGGGCATCCCTGCCACCGGACGCGCCATCGATGTCCAGGGCATCACCATCCTGCACTTCCGGAACGGGAAGGTCGCCGAACGCTGGCAACAGCTCGACCTGATGTCGTTGCTGCAGCAATTGGGCGTTGTTCCCGGATGA
- a CDS encoding type II toxin-antitoxin system Phd/YefM family antitoxin — MQFVPYRMLRNQPRVLRERLQQSGELVVTNNGAPFALMIHVEADELEDILHLVTQLKAQRAVSELRRTAQEQGLADLTMNEIDAEIQAARAERS, encoded by the coding sequence ATGCAATTTGTTCCCTATCGCATGTTGCGCAATCAGCCTCGCGTGTTGAGAGAGCGCCTGCAGCAGAGCGGCGAGCTGGTGGTAACGAACAACGGCGCGCCGTTCGCACTCATGATCCACGTGGAAGCGGATGAGTTGGAAGACATCCTCCACCTTGTCACCCAACTCAAAGCCCAGCGCGCTGTGTCGGAGCTACGGCGGACCGCCCAGGAGCAGGGGCTGGCGGATCTCACCATGAACGAGATCGACGCCGAGATTCAGGCGGCCCGAGCCGAGCGGTCGTAA
- a CDS encoding restriction endonuclease subunit S — MRIPVKKADRRPGPYPYYGASGIVDYVDSYIFDGEYLLLAEDGENLRSRNLPIAFMASGKFWVNNHAHVLKGNSHNDTRFLCYALQVANVGSYLSGSTRPKLTQGDMRKILLPCPPLPEQRAIAHILGTLDDKIELNRRMNATLEAMARALFKSWFVDFDPVWENVRRKEENARAQGREDAKGEEELRALASSRLGVEKENTRAQGRKGATEDLAAAHPGAPSLPEEILALFPDAFEESALGLIPQGWRVTPILEYAERLSGGTPKTSVPEYWNGDIKWVSAKDVRNAHGSFVLDTEKKVTALGIERSSAKILPANTTVVTARGTVGSYCLLAEPMSINQTNYGLKSKLGYGDYFVFFTLANLVGWLQQNSYGTIFDTITTRTFEQSKTVFPDTTLIRRFDEEVAPFMERMKANLYESRTLAGLRDTLLPRLISGELRVEDAEQFLAEAGV, encoded by the coding sequence ATGCGAATACCGGTGAAAAAGGCAGATCGAAGACCTGGACCGTATCCATACTATGGAGCTTCTGGCATAGTTGATTACGTAGACTCGTATATTTTCGATGGAGAGTACTTGTTGCTTGCGGAAGATGGAGAAAACTTGCGCTCACGAAATCTGCCCATTGCCTTTATGGCCAGTGGTAAATTTTGGGTGAACAACCATGCACATGTGTTGAAAGGTAATTCGCACAATGATACTCGCTTCCTGTGCTACGCATTGCAGGTAGCTAATGTCGGAAGCTATCTCTCAGGTTCTACGAGGCCAAAGTTGACCCAAGGCGACATGAGGAAAATTCTGTTGCCTTGTCCCCCCCTCCCCGAACAGCGGGCCATCGCCCACATCCTGGGGACGCTGGACGACAAGATCGAGCTGAACCGACGCATGAACGCCACCCTGGAGGCCATGGCCCGGGCCCTGTTCAAGAGCTGGTTCGTGGACTTCGACCCCGTGTGGGAGAATGTGAGGCGGAAGGAAGAAAACGCAAGGGCGCAAGGGCGCGAGGACGCAAAGGGGGAAGAAGAGCTTCGCGCCTTGGCGTCTTCGCGTCTTGGCGTTGAAAAAGAGAACACAAGGGCGCAAGGGCGCAAGGGCGCAACGGAAGACTTGGCCGCCGCCCACCCCGGCGCCCCCTCCCTACCGGAGGAGATCCTGGCGCTGTTCCCCGATGCCTTCGAGGAGTCGGCGTTGGGGTTGATTCCCCAGGGGTGGCGGGTAACACCAATCTTGGAATATGCCGAACGCCTTAGCGGTGGAACTCCAAAGACGAGCGTCCCCGAGTACTGGAACGGAGACATCAAGTGGGTCTCAGCAAAGGACGTGCGCAATGCACATGGGAGCTTCGTCCTTGATACTGAAAAGAAAGTCACTGCTCTTGGAATCGAAAGAAGTAGCGCAAAGATTCTGCCAGCAAATACAACCGTGGTAACTGCGCGTGGAACGGTCGGCAGTTATTGCCTGTTGGCCGAACCTATGTCGATCAATCAAACCAATTACGGACTGAAGTCCAAGCTGGGCTATGGGGACTACTTTGTGTTCTTTACGCTGGCAAATCTTGTTGGCTGGTTACAGCAAAACTCGTATGGAACCATTTTTGACACCATCACAACCAGGACCTTTGAACAGTCCAAAACAGTTTTCCCTGACACTACCTTGATTCGACGCTTTGATGAAGAAGTCGCGCCGTTTATGGAGCGCATGAAGGCCAATTTGTACGAATCCCGCACGCTGGCGGGGCTGCGGGACACGCTGCTGCCCCGGCTCATCTCCGGCGAGCTGCGGGTGGAAGATGCGGAGCAGTTCCTGGCGGAGGCAGGGGTATGA
- a CDS encoding Fic family protein, which translates to MKRGLTGRYEVTGVMGEEVRAFVPHPLPPNPPLELTNQRQRLLERATLALGRLDSISLLLPDPDLFLYAYVRREAVLSSQIEGTQSSLAQLLLFEIEDAPGVPLDDVVEVSNYVAALDHGLRRLQGGFPLSNRLIREMHGVLLARGRGSDKSPGEFRRSQNWIGGTRPGNAHFVPPPPDRVAECMAALERFLHGEGNPYPALIKAALAHVQFETIHPFLDGNGRVGRLLIAFVLHHDGVLSQPLLYLSLYFKQHRAEYYRLLDLVRTDGDWEAWIDFFLEGVQQTASNAVETARRLVALFQQDEQRIQAMGRRASTALRVFRVFCERPLMNLTQMCERTGLSFAAAANAVKEMEEAGILREITGQRRNRVFTYEQYLAILSEGTEPL; encoded by the coding sequence ATGAAGCGTGGACTCACAGGAAGATACGAAGTAACAGGTGTTATGGGCGAAGAGGTTCGCGCATTTGTCCCCCATCCACTTCCGCCCAACCCGCCGCTGGAACTGACCAATCAACGACAGAGACTGCTGGAACGGGCTACTTTGGCTTTGGGGCGTTTGGACAGCATTTCGCTTCTGTTGCCCGATCCCGATCTCTTCCTCTACGCCTACGTCCGCCGTGAGGCTGTTCTGTCTTCGCAGATCGAAGGGACCCAATCATCCCTCGCTCAATTGCTGCTCTTCGAAATAGAAGATGCTCCGGGTGTGCCACTGGATGACGTGGTGGAAGTCTCAAACTACGTGGCGGCACTCGATCATGGCCTCAGGCGTTTGCAAGGGGGGTTTCCGCTATCCAACCGCTTGATCCGGGAGATGCACGGCGTCCTGCTCGCACGAGGGAGAGGCAGCGACAAATCGCCCGGAGAATTCCGTCGTTCCCAGAACTGGATTGGCGGCACACGGCCTGGGAACGCCCATTTTGTTCCCCCGCCGCCCGATCGTGTGGCGGAGTGTATGGCAGCATTGGAGCGCTTTCTTCACGGTGAAGGCAATCCCTACCCTGCCCTGATCAAGGCGGCGCTGGCCCATGTGCAGTTTGAAACCATCCATCCATTCTTGGATGGCAACGGACGAGTGGGGCGGCTCCTCATCGCCTTTGTTCTTCACCACGATGGCGTGCTGTCGCAACCGTTGCTCTACCTGAGTCTCTATTTCAAGCAGCATCGCGCAGAGTACTATCGTCTCTTGGACCTGGTGCGCACGGATGGGGACTGGGAAGCCTGGATCGATTTCTTTTTGGAAGGAGTACAGCAAACCGCATCCAACGCGGTGGAAACCGCCAGACGGCTCGTGGCCCTGTTCCAGCAAGATGAGCAAAGGATCCAGGCCATGGGCCGTCGCGCCTCTACAGCGTTACGAGTTTTTCGTGTGTTCTGTGAGCGTCCGCTGATGAACCTGACCCAAATGTGCGAGCGGACGGGCCTTTCCTTCGCTGCGGCCGCAAATGCGGTGAAAGAAATGGAAGAGGCCGGCATCCTGCGGGAGATCACCGGCCAGCGTCGGAACCGCGTCTTTACCTACGAACAGTATCTCGCCATCTTGAGCGAAGGGACGGAGCCCCTATGA
- a CDS encoding putative toxin-antitoxin system toxin component, PIN family, whose protein sequence is MLVVLDTNVLVSGLLKAHSTPGRIVDLVLAGKIQVLFDDRILAEYRDVLARPRFQFNAAHVASFLTFLRLSGRHVIAPPIPGIELASLPDGNDLPFAEVALAGDAAFLVTGNVKHFDFLADHPISVLTPRQFLDAWAHIQETPI, encoded by the coding sequence ATGCTCGTCGTGCTGGATACGAACGTCCTCGTTTCGGGTCTACTCAAAGCCCACAGCACGCCCGGCCGCATCGTCGATCTCGTTCTGGCCGGCAAAATCCAGGTCTTGTTTGACGACCGAATTCTTGCCGAGTACCGTGATGTTCTGGCGCGCCCCCGATTCCAGTTCAACGCTGCACACGTGGCTTCCTTTCTGACCTTCTTGCGCCTGTCCGGCAGACATGTCATCGCTCCTCCGATCCCCGGAATAGAGCTGGCCAGCCTGCCGGACGGCAATGATCTGCCTTTTGCGGAAGTGGCGCTTGCCGGTGATGCGGCCTTTCTTGTGACCGGAAACGTGAAACATTTCGACTTCTTGGCAGACCACCCCATATCCGTCCTCACGCCGCGCCAGTTTCTGGACGCATGGGCGCACATCCAAGAAACCCCGATCTGA
- a CDS encoding GxxExxY protein — MTEDEISRIIVRCAIEVHRTLGGPGLLESVYEEALAWELAQAGLRVERQVSLPIPYKGQTLASPLRIDLLVDGKVIVECKATAKYNEVFEAQTLTYLRLTGLKLGMVINFGERLVKDGIHRVVNGL; from the coding sequence ATGACCGAAGATGAGATCAGCCGGATAATCGTCCGTTGCGCCATCGAAGTCCATCGCACGCTGGGCGGCCCAGGGCTGCTGGAAAGCGTGTACGAAGAAGCGTTGGCGTGGGAATTGGCCCAGGCCGGTCTCCGAGTAGAACGACAGGTCAGCCTCCCTATTCCCTACAAAGGTCAGACGTTGGCATCGCCCCTCCGTATCGATCTTCTGGTAGATGGCAAGGTGATTGTGGAATGCAAAGCCACGGCAAAGTACAACGAGGTCTTCGAAGCCCAAACACTGACCTATCTCAGGTTGACCGGTCTGAAACTAGGCATGGTGATCAACTTTGGAGAACGTCTGGTCAAAGACGGTATACATCGTGTGGTCAATGGGCTGTAA
- a CDS encoding ester cyclase, giving the protein MSSEPLKMNVRRFIEQGFNRQDMAEFDRYFSPQVVDHALPPGMPAGREGRKRFAQAFFAAFPDIHVHIEDLLAEGDRTVARWSAHGTHQGELMGIPATGKTVNLTGIAIDRFENGQSVEHWEIIDQVGLMQQLGVMPAS; this is encoded by the coding sequence ATGTCCAGCGAACCACTCAAAATGAATGTACGTCGCTTCATCGAGCAGGGGTTTAACCGGCAGGATATGGCCGAATTCGACCGCTATTTCTCGCCCCAGGTGGTGGACCACGCGCTGCCGCCGGGGATGCCGGCGGGGCGCGAGGGGCGCAAGCGCTTTGCCCAGGCCTTCTTCGCCGCCTTCCCGGACATCCACGTCCACATCGAGGATCTGCTGGCCGAGGGCGACCGCACAGTGGCGCGCTGGTCCGCCCACGGCACTCACCAGGGCGAGCTGATGGGCATTCCCGCCACGGGCAAGACGGTCAACCTCACCGGCATCGCCATCGACCGCTTCGAGAACGGCCAGTCGGTGGAGCACTGGGAGATCATCGACCAGGTGGGGTTGATGCAGCAGTTGGGGGTGATGCCGGCGTCGTAG
- a CDS encoding type I restriction endonuclease subunit R, producing the protein MNEAQLEQLALDWLADLGWTHVFGPDIAPDGPTPERSGYDQVILTGRLREALARINPDLPPAALEDALRQITRPESPSLVENNRRFHRFLTDGVDVSYLRNGREVHEKAWLIDVDDLANNDWLAVSQFTVIINKKNRRPDILLFVNGLPLVDIELKNPEDENATLHHAYNQIQTYKAHIPDLYHTNELLVVADGLAARVGALTSGWDRFMPWRTIDGTDLYREPGNEQQTDGILQPGLKTVIYGVFEQRRFLDLIHNFVVFEDDGAHIIKKVAAYHQFHATNKALACTLSACGIDADPRRLLARFPRLDADNPFSTLREERSRYGPDSDHFGSRKIGVVWHTQGSGKSLLMTFFAGKVIRHPAMENPTLVVITDRNDLDDQLFATFAACRDLIRQTPVQAESREHLRQLLTVPAGGVIFTTIQKFFPDAKGARYPQLSDRRNIVVIADEAHRSQYDFIDGFARHMHDALPNASFIGFTGTPIERDDRSTPAVFGDYIDKYDILRAVEDGATVPIYYESRLARLELREEEKPRIDPEFEEITEGQEEEVRHRLRTKWAALEAMVGAEKRIALVAQDLVQHFENRLAILDGKGMIVTMSRRIAVEMYNAIVEIRPDWHSDDDGQGAIKVVMSGSATDPLEWQPHIRNKAGREALARRFKDPDDPLKLVIVRDMWLTGFDCPALHTMYVDKPMRGHGLMQAIARVNRVFKDKPGGLVVDYLGLADQLKRALADYTEAGGRGDAAIDQEQAVLVMQEKLEVVRAMFHGFDYLSLLDAPPERRMAGVAAAMDHILQLEDGKKRYLGEVTALSKAFALATPHEAALAVRDEVGFFQAVRSGIAKMAATGEGKAPDELDSAIRQLVSRAVASDEVIDIFAAAGLPRPDISILSDEFLAEVRQLPHRNLAVELLRKLIQDEIKVRSRKNVVQARSFAQMLEQAIRRYQNRAIEAAQVIEELIHLAKEMQAAQHRGEDLGLNEDEIAFYDALGVNDSAVQVLGDETLKQIAQELVRAVRRSVTIDWNLRENARAQMRVIVKRILRRYGYPPDKQEKATQTVLEQAEVLCQDWLMDA; encoded by the coding sequence ATGAACGAAGCCCAACTGGAACAACTCGCCCTGGACTGGCTGGCCGACCTGGGCTGGACCCACGTTTTCGGCCCGGACATCGCGCCGGATGGCCCCACGCCGGAACGCAGCGGCTACGACCAGGTCATCCTGACCGGTCGTCTGCGGGAGGCCCTGGCCCGCATCAACCCCGACCTGCCCCCGGCCGCGCTGGAGGACGCCCTGCGCCAGATCACCCGGCCCGAATCGCCCAGCCTGGTGGAAAACAACCGCCGCTTCCACCGCTTCCTCACCGACGGCGTGGACGTGTCCTACCTCAGGAACGGCCGCGAGGTGCATGAAAAGGCCTGGTTGATCGACGTGGACGACCTGGCCAACAACGATTGGCTGGCCGTGAGCCAGTTCACCGTGATCATCAACAAGAAAAATCGTCGGCCCGACATCCTCCTCTTCGTCAACGGCCTGCCCCTGGTGGATATCGAACTCAAGAACCCGGAGGACGAGAACGCCACCCTGCACCACGCCTATAACCAGATCCAGACCTACAAGGCCCACATTCCCGACCTCTATCACACCAACGAATTGCTGGTCGTGGCCGACGGGCTGGCGGCGCGGGTGGGCGCGCTGACCAGCGGCTGGGACCGCTTCATGCCCTGGCGCACCATCGACGGCACGGACCTTTACCGGGAACCGGGCAACGAGCAGCAGACCGACGGCATCCTGCAGCCGGGCCTGAAAACCGTCATCTACGGCGTTTTCGAGCAGCGGCGCTTCCTGGACCTGATCCACAACTTCGTGGTCTTCGAGGACGACGGCGCCCACATCATCAAAAAAGTGGCCGCCTACCACCAGTTCCACGCCACCAACAAGGCCCTGGCATGTACCCTCTCCGCCTGTGGCATCGACGCCGACCCCCGGCGGCTCCTGGCCCGCTTCCCCCGACTGGATGCGGACAACCCTTTCTCCACCCTGCGGGAGGAACGGTCCCGTTACGGCCCCGACAGCGACCACTTCGGCAGCCGCAAGATCGGCGTGGTCTGGCACACGCAAGGCAGCGGCAAGAGCCTGCTCATGACCTTCTTCGCCGGCAAGGTCATCCGCCACCCGGCCATGGAGAACCCCACCCTGGTGGTCATCACCGACCGCAACGACCTGGACGACCAGCTCTTCGCCACCTTCGCCGCCTGCCGGGACCTGATCCGCCAGACGCCGGTGCAGGCCGAAAGCCGGGAGCACCTGCGCCAACTCCTCACCGTGCCCGCGGGCGGCGTCATCTTCACCACCATCCAGAAGTTCTTTCCCGACGCCAAGGGCGCCCGCTATCCCCAACTCTCCGACCGGCGCAACATCGTGGTCATCGCCGACGAGGCCCACCGCAGCCAGTACGACTTCATCGACGGCTTCGCTCGCCACATGCACGACGCCCTGCCCAACGCTTCCTTCATCGGCTTCACCGGCACCCCCATCGAGCGGGACGACCGCAGCACGCCGGCCGTCTTCGGCGACTACATCGACAAGTACGACATCCTGCGGGCCGTGGAGGACGGGGCCACGGTGCCCATCTACTACGAGAGCCGCCTGGCCAGGCTGGAACTGCGGGAAGAGGAGAAGCCCAGGATCGACCCCGAGTTCGAGGAGATCACCGAGGGCCAGGAGGAAGAAGTGCGCCACCGGCTGCGCACCAAGTGGGCCGCGCTGGAGGCCATGGTGGGCGCGGAGAAGCGCATCGCCCTGGTGGCCCAGGATCTGGTGCAGCACTTCGAGAACCGGCTGGCGATCCTGGACGGCAAGGGCATGATCGTCACCATGAGCCGGCGCATCGCCGTGGAGATGTACAACGCCATCGTCGAGATTCGGCCCGACTGGCACAGCGACGACGACGGCCAGGGTGCCATCAAGGTGGTCATGTCCGGCTCGGCCACGGACCCGCTGGAGTGGCAGCCCCACATCCGCAACAAAGCCGGCCGGGAAGCCCTAGCCCGTCGCTTCAAGGACCCGGACGATCCCCTCAAGCTGGTCATTGTGCGGGACATGTGGCTGACCGGCTTCGACTGCCCGGCCCTGCACACCATGTACGTGGACAAGCCCATGCGCGGCCACGGCCTGATGCAGGCCATCGCCCGGGTCAACCGGGTGTTCAAGGACAAGCCCGGCGGCCTGGTGGTGGATTACCTGGGCCTGGCGGACCAGCTCAAGCGGGCCCTGGCCGACTACACCGAGGCCGGGGGCCGGGGCGATGCGGCCATCGACCAGGAGCAGGCCGTGCTGGTCATGCAGGAGAAGCTGGAGGTGGTGCGGGCCATGTTTCACGGCTTCGACTACCTGTCCCTGCTGGACGCGCCCCCGGAGCGACGCATGGCCGGTGTGGCCGCGGCCATGGACCACATCCTGCAGCTGGAGGATGGCAAGAAGCGCTACCTGGGGGAGGTGACCGCCCTCTCCAAGGCCTTCGCCCTGGCCACGCCCCACGAGGCGGCCCTGGCCGTGCGGGATGAGGTGGGTTTCTTCCAGGCCGTGCGTAGCGGCATCGCCAAGATGGCCGCCACCGGCGAGGGCAAGGCCCCGGACGAGCTGGATTCGGCCATCCGCCAGCTGGTCAGCCGGGCCGTGGCCTCGGATGAGGTGATCGACATCTTCGCCGCGGCCGGCCTGCCCAGACCGGACATCTCCATCCTCTCCGACGAGTTCCTGGCCGAGGTGCGGCAACTACCCCACCGAAACCTGGCCGTGGAATTGCTGCGCAAGCTGATCCAGGACGAAATCAAGGTCCGCTCTCGCAAGAACGTGGTGCAGGCTCGCTCCTTCGCCCAGATGCTGGAGCAGGCCATCCGCCGCTACCAAAACCGGGCCATCGAGGCGGCCCAGGTCATCGAAGAGCTGATCCACCTGGCCAAGGAGATGCAGGCGGCCCAGCACCGGGGCGAGGATCTGGGCCTGAACGAGGACGAGATCGCCTTCTACGACGCCCTGGGGGTGAACGACAGCGCGGTGCAGGTGCTGGGCGATGAAACCCTGAAGCAGATCGCCCAGGAATTGGTGCGGGCCGTGCGTCGCAGCGTGACCATCGACTGGAACCTGCGGGAGAACGCCCGGGCCCAGATGCGGGTGATCGTCAAGCGCATCCTGCGCCGCTATGGCTACCCGCCGGACAAGCAGGAGAAAGCCACCCAGACGGTCCTGGAGCAGGCAGAGGTGCTGTGCCAGGATTGGCTGATGGACGCGTGA
- a CDS encoding AbrB/MazE/SpoVT family DNA-binding domain-containing protein, producing MQVATVSSKYQVVIPRHIRDQFNLKPGSKVMFIPYNQTLRLVVVPPVEQAQGMLAGIDTAPQREKDEREL from the coding sequence ATGCAAGTCGCTACGGTCTCTTCTAAATACCAGGTGGTTATTCCCCGCCACATACGCGATCAATTCAATCTGAAGCCCGGGAGCAAAGTCATGTTCATCCCCTATAACCAGACACTGCGTCTGGTGGTTGTGCCGCCTGTTGAACAGGCACAGGGCATGCTGGCCGGAATTGACACCGCCCCCCAGCGCGAAAAGGATGAACGGGAGTTATGA
- a CDS encoding type II toxin-antitoxin system VapC family toxin gives MNLVDSSGWLSYFANDSHAHHFVPVIQATDQLIVPTICVYEVFKRVLAQRGEEAALQATAVMALGTVADLTQEITINAAQISQAHKLAMADSIILATARAHNATLWTQHVDLAGIEGVRYVPK, from the coding sequence ATGAACCTGGTGGATTCTTCCGGCTGGCTGTCTTACTTTGCCAACGACAGCCATGCCCACCACTTTGTCCCTGTGATTCAGGCGACAGACCAGTTAATTGTGCCCACGATTTGTGTGTATGAGGTGTTCAAGCGTGTTTTGGCGCAGCGGGGAGAAGAGGCCGCTTTGCAGGCAACGGCCGTCATGGCGCTGGGAACCGTTGCCGATTTAACGCAGGAAATTACCATCAACGCGGCGCAAATCTCCCAGGCCCACAAGCTGGCTATGGCAGACAGCATCATTTTGGCCACTGCCCGCGCCCACAATGCCACACTCTGGACGCAGCATGTTGACCTTGCCGGGATTGAGGGCGTGCGGTACGTGCCAAAATGA